In one Photobacterium swingsii genomic region, the following are encoded:
- a CDS encoding dicarboxylate/amino acid:cation symporter, producing the protein MKNKGNVKNEWSLIIKLLMGIVLGSVIGLLATESVMSVVVSIKYVLGQFIFFTVPLVIIAFIAPAITKLKNNANKMLGMGIGMAYLSAVGAASFAYIAGVLIIPHLSVPSVMDSLHELPKASFKLAIPPVMSVMSALVIAILLGITTLKTKAEVFEKALHEFEKMMLMVIKSAVIPVLPFFVASTFAGLAYEGTLTLQLPVFLKIVVLALIGHMIWLAVLYTLAGAVSGKNPWEVLKHYGPAYLTAVGTMSSAATLPVALNSARKSTVLSKETVDFMVPLGGTIHLCGSVLTETLFIMVISLMLYGAIPSVGTMALFVLLFGIFAIGAPGVPGGTVMASMGIVVGVIGFDPAGVALLIAIFALQDSFGTACNVTGDGALTLMLEGVFNKEGELTAQVERSNA; encoded by the coding sequence ATGAAAAATAAAGGGAATGTTAAAAACGAATGGTCTTTGATCATTAAATTATTGATGGGGATTGTCTTAGGATCTGTTATCGGCTTATTGGCAACTGAGTCCGTAATGTCTGTCGTGGTATCGATTAAATACGTGCTAGGGCAATTTATCTTTTTTACTGTACCTTTGGTGATAATTGCTTTTATTGCCCCTGCGATTACCAAGTTAAAAAATAATGCTAATAAGATGCTAGGGATGGGTATCGGTATGGCATATTTATCTGCAGTTGGGGCTGCCAGTTTTGCTTATATCGCTGGTGTATTAATAATACCGCATCTTTCCGTGCCAAGCGTGATGGACAGTTTACATGAGCTTCCTAAAGCGAGTTTTAAACTTGCCATTCCTCCCGTCATGTCTGTGATGTCTGCTTTGGTGATTGCTATTTTACTCGGTATTACCACGCTTAAAACCAAGGCTGAAGTTTTTGAAAAAGCCTTGCACGAGTTTGAAAAGATGATGCTAATGGTGATTAAATCAGCGGTGATCCCTGTTTTACCCTTCTTTGTTGCGAGTACTTTTGCAGGTCTAGCGTATGAAGGTACCTTGACGCTGCAATTACCTGTGTTCTTAAAAATCGTGGTGCTGGCACTGATTGGTCACATGATTTGGTTAGCCGTGCTTTACACGCTAGCGGGTGCTGTTTCTGGTAAGAATCCGTGGGAGGTGCTCAAGCATTACGGCCCTGCTTATCTAACTGCTGTCGGTACTATGTCGAGTGCGGCAACTTTGCCTGTGGCATTAAACAGTGCTCGAAAATCGACAGTGCTGAGTAAAGAAACGGTTGATTTCATGGTACCGCTGGGTGGCACGATTCACCTATGTGGTTCGGTATTGACTGAAACGCTGTTTATTATGGTGATCTCACTGATGCTTTACGGTGCGATTCCATCGGTTGGCACTATGGCGCTATTCGTGTTGTTGTTTGGTATTTTCGCCATTGGCGCGCCTGGCGTACCGGGTGGGACAGTGATGGCATCGATGGGGATTGTGGTGGGGGTTATCGGTTTTGATCCCGCAGGGGTTGCACTGCTAATCGCAATTTTTGCATTGCAAGACAGCTTTGGTACTGCGTGTAATGTGACGGGTGATGGCGCCTTAACGTTAATGCTAGAAGGCGTGTTTAATAAAGAGGGCGAACTGACTGCCCAAGTTGAACGCTCAAACGCTTAA